Proteins found in one Paenibacillus dendritiformis genomic segment:
- the rlmD gene encoding 23S rRNA (uracil(1939)-C(5))-methyltransferase RlmD has product MTGKKLGNGERRKRRGTGAAAGARAAEGAAAKKRGRTGQALSSAPVSKNDEVVLDIIGLTHDGEGVGRVDGFTLFVSGALPGEQVRALVLKVKKQYGYAKVLERLIDSPHRVELEHPAKAYGGCQLQHLEYGEQLRWKRQHVVDVLERIGKFQVDHGAETGGADGQPPIKVLPVIGMEHPWRYRNKSQMPIGADPRTGELIGGYFAKASHRIIDTDVSLLQHERNDEAMRAVKRIARKYGIEPYNEETHTGLLRHAIMRVGFRTDEQMITLVTNGDKLPHEAEIVADLVEALPQLKSICQNINTKRTNVIMGDKTRVLWGSEYITDYIGDIAFKISARSFYQVNPVQTEVLYEKAVEYAGLSGQETVIDAYCGIGTISLFLAQRAQQVLGVEIVEEAIADARRNAELNGITNAEFAVGGAEEVIPQWKERGLTPDVIVVDPPRKGCDPALLDTMLAMRPERIVYVSCNPSTLARDLRVLADGGYTVAEVQPVDMFPQTAHVECCVSLVRK; this is encoded by the coding sequence GTGACAGGGAAGAAGCTAGGCAATGGGGAGCGCCGGAAACGCCGGGGAACGGGGGCAGCCGCCGGAGCGCGAGCGGCGGAGGGAGCCGCAGCCAAGAAGCGTGGCCGGACGGGACAGGCATTGTCTTCCGCTCCGGTAAGCAAGAATGACGAGGTCGTGCTCGATATTATCGGGCTCACTCATGACGGCGAAGGCGTCGGCCGGGTAGACGGATTCACGCTGTTCGTGAGCGGCGCGCTGCCGGGCGAGCAGGTGCGGGCGCTCGTGCTGAAGGTGAAGAAGCAGTACGGCTATGCCAAAGTATTGGAGCGGCTCATCGACAGTCCGCATCGGGTGGAACTGGAGCATCCGGCGAAGGCATACGGCGGCTGCCAGCTGCAGCATCTGGAATATGGCGAGCAGCTGCGCTGGAAGCGGCAGCATGTCGTCGATGTGCTGGAGCGGATCGGGAAGTTCCAGGTGGATCATGGAGCCGAGACAGGGGGCGCAGACGGGCAGCCGCCGATTAAGGTGCTGCCGGTCATCGGGATGGAGCATCCTTGGCGCTACCGCAACAAAAGCCAGATGCCTATCGGGGCCGATCCGCGGACAGGCGAGCTGATTGGGGGCTATTTTGCGAAGGCGAGCCACCGGATTATCGACACAGATGTAAGCCTGCTCCAGCATGAGCGGAATGATGAGGCAATGCGCGCTGTGAAGCGGATTGCCCGCAAGTACGGCATCGAGCCGTACAATGAGGAGACGCATACGGGCCTGCTCCGCCATGCGATTATGCGCGTTGGCTTCCGCACGGACGAGCAGATGATTACGCTCGTGACGAATGGAGACAAGCTGCCGCATGAGGCGGAAATTGTAGCCGATCTGGTTGAAGCGCTGCCGCAGTTGAAGAGCATCTGTCAGAACATCAACACGAAGCGCACAAACGTGATTATGGGGGACAAGACCCGAGTGCTATGGGGTTCGGAGTATATTACGGATTATATCGGGGATATAGCATTCAAAATCTCCGCGCGCTCGTTCTACCAAGTGAATCCGGTGCAGACGGAGGTGCTGTACGAGAAGGCGGTGGAGTACGCCGGCCTGAGCGGGCAGGAGACGGTCATCGATGCGTATTGCGGCATCGGAACAATCTCGCTCTTCCTGGCACAGCGCGCGCAGCAGGTGCTTGGCGTCGAGATCGTGGAGGAAGCGATAGCCGATGCGCGCCGCAATGCCGAGCTGAACGGCATCACGAACGCGGAATTCGCCGTCGGCGGGGCCGAAGAGGTCATCCCGCAGTGGAAGGAGCGCGGCCTGACCCCAGACGTCATTGTCGTCGATCCGCCACGTAAGGGCTGCGACCCCGCGCTGCTGGACACGATGCTGGCGATGCGTCCCGAGCGAATCGTGTACGTCTCCTGTAATCCGTCTACGTTGGCGAGGGATTTGCGGGTGCTTGCTGATGGCGGATATACTGTGGCTGAGGTGCAGCCGGTGGATATGTTCCCGCAGACGGCGCATGTGGAGTGCTGTGTGTCGCTGGTTAGGAAATAG
- a CDS encoding helix-turn-helix domain-containing protein, producing the protein MKIDVNQLAEFLAANPFRVEGIFRYAQNPGIPYAEYTDSFPGFVFPLMGKTQFQFNGTPYILSPGKVVHGGAKMKLVQKMYGNTNWEYILVLYQISNSKNASFSQQHFELLTGQSPRLVEILMRLWHVYNRRVGLSLFQTEMLFREVLNEALLCAVNRQNSNESLTVFERIASYIHDYYDQNITIASLTEQNNMNRNRLSYVFRRHAGMGPAEYVLNYRIKMAQKMLVTSDVPVQQIAQAVGIPDPFYFSRVFKKQVGISPTKYREEFINNPCSFHGHPSISETECTTLRGGVKKT; encoded by the coding sequence GTGAAAATAGACGTTAATCAGTTGGCTGAGTTTCTTGCAGCTAATCCTTTTCGAGTTGAGGGAATATTTCGTTATGCCCAAAATCCAGGTATACCCTATGCAGAATATACAGATTCGTTTCCCGGATTTGTATTTCCACTTATGGGAAAGACACAATTCCAATTTAATGGTACGCCTTATATTCTGTCACCAGGGAAAGTTGTGCATGGAGGTGCAAAAATGAAACTTGTACAAAAAATGTATGGTAACACAAACTGGGAATATATACTTGTATTATATCAGATAAGCAACTCAAAAAATGCTAGTTTTTCTCAGCAACATTTTGAATTGCTGACAGGACAGTCTCCTCGCCTTGTCGAAATACTGATGCGACTTTGGCATGTGTATAATAGGCGAGTAGGCCTCTCTTTATTTCAGACCGAAATGTTGTTTCGAGAAGTGCTAAATGAAGCCTTATTATGTGCAGTTAACAGGCAAAATAGCAATGAATCACTAACTGTATTTGAACGGATAGCTAGTTATATTCATGATTATTATGATCAAAATATAACAATAGCCTCGCTTACAGAACAAAATAACATGAATAGAAATCGACTTTCTTATGTATTCAGAAGACATGCAGGTATGGGGCCAGCAGAATATGTACTGAACTATCGAATAAAGATGGCGCAAAAAATGCTAGTTACAAGTGATGTGCCTGTACAACAAATTGCACAAGCTGTTGGAATTCCAGACCCCTTTTATTTTAGTAGGGTGTTCAAGAAGCAAGTTGGTATTTCGCCTACTAAATATCGGGAGGAGTTCATCAATAATCCATGCTCATTTCACGGGCATCCATCCATATCTGAAACTGAATGTACTACACTAAGGGGGGGAGTCAAGAAAACATAG
- a CDS encoding ABC transporter substrate-binding protein, producing the protein MQKGKVQLFLIILFVGILAGCNETPTGNKGSATNVESKPEINNDITDWPRTFKDGLGKNIVIKEKPKNLAALWYFYPEILVALEEPPAASTEKEYLSSLIYLKGKLDSTEELGDKLSPNIESIISIDPDLILATEIHAEQYEALEKIAPVITLKTKDIYEDWQYGLRTVAEIIGKEDEAEKVIDQMMNEITTGREALKSIEGESVALIVSWDGKTFNVLGEGNPVYTLAFDQEKGLGLTPDAAFKGNNNEFTTFEGISTIEADHIFLIGEITKEKALMNNLEQSNVWNSLNAVKKGNVYLMDTSAITGGPLATEYALQNIINSLQ; encoded by the coding sequence ATGCAAAAAGGTAAAGTACAGCTGTTCTTAATAATATTATTTGTAGGTATTTTAGCAGGTTGTAATGAAACCCCTACAGGAAATAAAGGATCAGCTACAAACGTAGAATCTAAGCCAGAAATTAATAATGATATAACTGATTGGCCAAGAACATTTAAGGATGGATTAGGGAAAAATATTGTCATCAAGGAAAAGCCAAAAAACTTAGCAGCACTCTGGTATTTTTATCCCGAAATATTAGTTGCACTAGAAGAACCGCCCGCTGCTTCAACTGAAAAAGAGTATCTCTCTTCTTTAATCTATTTAAAAGGAAAGTTGGATTCTACTGAAGAATTGGGCGATAAATTGTCTCCTAATATTGAAAGTATTATTTCTATTGATCCCGATTTAATTCTTGCCACAGAAATTCATGCGGAACAATATGAGGCGCTAGAAAAAATTGCGCCCGTCATTACGCTAAAAACCAAGGACATCTATGAAGATTGGCAATATGGACTTCGTACCGTAGCCGAGATTATTGGCAAAGAAGATGAAGCGGAAAAAGTAATTGATCAAATGATGAACGAGATTACAACTGGGCGCGAAGCATTAAAGTCGATTGAAGGAGAATCAGTAGCACTTATAGTGTCTTGGGATGGAAAAACTTTCAATGTTCTAGGTGAAGGGAACCCTGTCTATACATTGGCGTTTGATCAAGAAAAAGGGTTAGGGCTTACACCAGATGCTGCATTTAAAGGGAATAATAATGAATTTACTACGTTTGAGGGGATTTCAACTATCGAAGCAGACCATATTTTTCTGATAGGTGAAATTACAAAAGAGAAAGCATTAATGAATAACTTAGAACAAAGTAATGTTTGGAATAGTCTTAACGCTGTAAAGAAAGGCAATGTCTATTTAATGGATACTTCCGCTATTACAGGCGGTCCATTAGCCACCGAATATGCACTACAGAATATAATAAATTCCTTACAGTAA
- a CDS encoding cupin domain-containing protein: protein MYYQSIQLKNEFSKMNDYWSPKVIGEINDYQLKIVKIAGDFEWHNHEGDDKVFIVLEGEMFIDFRDGQVKVSKGELFIVPGGFEHKPFAEKESHIMLIEPKRGVDTADTNTE, encoded by the coding sequence ATGTACTACCAATCCATTCAACTGAAAAACGAGTTTTCTAAAATGAACGATTATTGGTCCCCAAAAGTTATTGGTGAAATAAATGACTATCAATTAAAGATTGTTAAAATTGCTGGCGATTTTGAATGGCATAATCATGAAGGTGATGATAAGGTATTTATCGTGCTTGAAGGGGAGATGTTTATTGATTTTCGTGATGGACAGGTGAAGGTTTCAAAAGGTGAGCTTTTTATTGTCCCAGGAGGATTTGAACATAAGCCTTTTGCTGAAAAGGAATCTCACATCATGTTAATAGAGCCTAAGCGTGGAGTTGACACTGCCGATACTAATACTGAATAA
- a CDS encoding zinc ribbon domain-containing protein yields MFRRGKPRGKLEKGSKREKFIRKFTFSCKLECGFCGKNYSRRSWNSRTVYAKVIWQCVTFSKKGKRYCPHCKGIEETIIEGAFVETYNRVCGNHKDVLDELLLRMESVLGDKQPFQTFK; encoded by the coding sequence TTGTTCAGACGTGGAAAGCCGCGTGGGAAACTTGAAAAAGGCAGTAAACGCGAAAAATTCATCAGGAAGTTTACATTCAGTTGCAAACTGGAATGTGGATTCTGTGGTAAAAACTATTCCCGAAGAAGTTGGAATAGCAGGACGGTTTACGCAAAAGTTATTTGGCAATGTGTCACTTTTTCGAAAAAGGGAAAAAGGTATTGCCCGCATTGTAAGGGAATTGAGGAAACCATAATTGAGGGGGCGTTTGTTGAAACATATAATCGGGTATGCGGCAATCATAAGGACGTATTAGATGAACTGTTGTTAAGAATGGAGTCCGTGCTTGGTGATAAACAGCCATTCCAAACATTTAAATAA
- a CDS encoding ABC transporter ATP-binding protein, producing MKKLIEFKKVTKEYKIGEVPIKALDGVDFSISEGEFVVILGASGAGKSTILNILGGMDTATSGQVFVGDQEITRFNEKKLTEYRGEKVGFVFQFYNLIPNLNALENVEFATEVCKNHLDAKDILHKVGLTNRIKNFPSQLSGGEQQRVAIARAVAKNPLLLLCDEPTGALDYVTGKAVLKLLQDLNRETKKCVVVVTHNSAIAPMADKVIKVKSGMIESITMNDEKQSVEGIEW from the coding sequence GTGAAAAAGTTAATCGAATTCAAAAAAGTAACGAAAGAATACAAAATAGGAGAAGTGCCAATCAAGGCCCTTGATGGTGTTGATTTTTCCATATCAGAGGGAGAATTCGTCGTTATTTTGGGTGCAAGCGGTGCCGGTAAAAGTACGATTTTGAATATACTTGGCGGTATGGATACGGCTACTTCAGGTCAAGTGTTTGTTGGTGATCAAGAAATAACAAGATTTAACGAAAAAAAATTAACAGAATATCGCGGTGAGAAAGTTGGCTTTGTATTTCAATTCTATAACTTAATTCCGAATTTAAACGCGCTAGAAAATGTTGAATTTGCCACGGAAGTATGTAAAAACCATCTGGATGCGAAAGATATTTTACATAAAGTTGGATTAACGAATCGCATCAAAAACTTCCCTTCCCAGCTCTCTGGAGGAGAACAACAAAGAGTTGCTATCGCGAGAGCTGTTGCCAAAAATCCTTTACTTTTACTGTGTGATGAACCAACCGGAGCTTTGGATTATGTGACAGGCAAGGCCGTCTTAAAGCTTCTTCAAGATTTGAACAGGGAAACGAAAAAATGCGTCGTTGTGGTCACCCATAATTCCGCAATCGCTCCTATGGCTGATAAAGTTATCAAGGTTAAAAGCGGAATGATAGAAAGCATTACGATGAATGATGAGAAACAAAGTGTTGAAGGGATTGAGTGGTAA
- a CDS encoding ABC transporter permease produces the protein MKLILKLVRDIKQSIGQFLAFVLVVAVGAFFYAGLVTLSDNLSTYTKAYFEEHNLSDLNVYYSQISKDDVAGLSEMEGINKIEGRYTFDATQAVEDDKASLKIHSIPVNNEINTPAVIEGSIPSKKGEILLDSHYAKEHHFHVGDKISISTNGRSFNFTISGLSENVEYAKKNATQDHKAYGIAYIAEETIPEIADSFYYNEIMIDAQEGYNIEILGQSIEAQSKQLPYLDQVSKERTFNYSQINQTIHNNKLMSKVIPFVLFLIEALILFLTMSRIIDSQRNQVGIMKALGVKNRNIMLHYMGYPVLVGIIGSILGCAIAAVVFIPLVTESIARAYSLPGITFSLSLFSVIPPIIFSSAFGILSCYLSGRTILNERAAQAMRPKPPKKMKKLLIERVPGIWSHISYSYKLILRNIFLNKPKALASSIGVVISTVLLITAFGTQTALLKVANQIEDVYTYDLRVDYTMGTSPDAVKLPSGIKNSYFLSTFPVEFIKDDEKENATLVVTEKENNLIHFFDEHDNRIFLENSGVLVPKSYADKYHIVEGDIIQLKFTAPELKNKAVDMKVLHISTQYSNPSFYSTPDYVKSFDIDYSPTSLLVEVNSSADLTSVRNFFEQDHHVDTIADKNDLKKSAQYILKQNSFVFIMFIICAVILSFGAIYTISSINIYERNRELATLKVLGYQKNKINRLIFFENIVLTTFAVIVALPISGYVYTIIVKALSSTHQQIPDKLNMVIMLVSIILAFFLTVLSNLLLRSKVTKINMTESLKSIE, from the coding sequence ATGAAATTAATTTTGAAATTAGTAAGGGATATCAAACAATCTATAGGCCAGTTTCTAGCCTTTGTTTTGGTTGTCGCGGTAGGAGCTTTTTTCTATGCGGGGCTAGTCACTTTGAGCGACAATCTTAGCACCTATACGAAGGCTTACTTTGAAGAACATAATTTAAGCGACTTGAATGTATATTACAGCCAAATTTCCAAAGATGATGTGGCTGGTTTAAGCGAAATGGAAGGTATAAATAAAATAGAAGGACGTTATACCTTTGATGCCACGCAAGCCGTTGAAGATGATAAAGCTTCATTAAAAATTCATTCGATCCCTGTAAACAATGAAATAAATACGCCTGCTGTAATTGAGGGCAGTATCCCGTCAAAAAAAGGCGAGATCTTATTAGATTCCCATTATGCAAAAGAACATCATTTTCATGTCGGTGATAAAATCAGTATAAGTACGAATGGAAGAAGTTTTAATTTTACAATTAGCGGCTTGAGCGAAAATGTTGAATATGCCAAAAAAAACGCAACACAAGACCATAAAGCCTACGGAATAGCTTATATTGCCGAAGAAACAATACCTGAAATCGCAGACAGCTTTTACTACAATGAAATCATGATTGATGCTCAAGAAGGTTACAATATTGAGATCTTAGGTCAATCCATTGAAGCACAATCCAAACAACTTCCTTATTTGGATCAAGTAAGTAAAGAACGGACTTTCAACTATTCTCAAATCAATCAAACGATACATAATAATAAATTGATGAGTAAGGTTATCCCTTTCGTTCTCTTTTTGATTGAAGCGCTTATCCTATTTCTTACCATGTCGAGGATTATAGATTCGCAAAGAAATCAGGTAGGTATTATGAAGGCTTTGGGTGTAAAAAATAGAAACATCATGCTTCATTACATGGGATACCCTGTGCTCGTAGGTATAATCGGTTCCATCCTAGGTTGTGCCATTGCCGCTGTTGTATTTATTCCATTAGTAACGGAGTCGATTGCAAGGGCCTACTCTCTGCCTGGCATTACATTCTCACTTTCATTATTTTCTGTCATTCCCCCCATCATTTTCTCTAGTGCTTTTGGAATTCTGTCATGTTACTTAAGCGGCAGAACCATATTAAATGAACGTGCCGCTCAGGCTATGCGTCCGAAACCGCCAAAGAAGATGAAAAAGCTATTAATTGAAAGAGTTCCGGGTATTTGGAGTCATATTTCCTACAGTTACAAGCTCATTTTGAGAAATATATTTTTAAATAAACCTAAAGCTTTAGCGAGCTCAATTGGTGTTGTTATCAGCACTGTTTTATTGATAACTGCTTTTGGCACTCAAACGGCCTTGCTAAAAGTAGCTAACCAAATTGAAGATGTATATACGTATGATTTAAGAGTAGATTATACGATGGGAACATCACCTGATGCGGTAAAACTGCCCTCCGGTATTAAAAATAGTTATTTTTTATCCACTTTTCCTGTTGAATTCATAAAGGATGATGAAAAAGAAAATGCCACTTTAGTTGTTACTGAAAAAGAAAACAATCTCATTCATTTCTTTGACGAACATGACAATCGAATATTTTTAGAAAATAGTGGTGTGCTGGTCCCCAAATCTTATGCTGACAAATATCATATTGTGGAAGGGGATATCATCCAACTAAAGTTCACAGCACCAGAGCTTAAAAATAAAGCTGTAGATATGAAGGTTTTACATATATCTACACAGTATTCGAATCCGTCGTTTTATAGCACACCCGATTATGTAAAGAGCTTTGACATAGACTACAGTCCAACCTCGCTTTTAGTTGAAGTAAATAGCTCTGCAGATCTGACAAGCGTTCGTAACTTCTTTGAACAAGATCATCATGTAGATACCATTGCAGATAAGAATGATCTAAAGAAATCAGCTCAATATATTTTGAAACAAAACAGTTTTGTCTTTATCATGTTTATCATTTGTGCCGTCATCCTCTCCTTTGGCGCCATATATACGATATCTTCCATAAACATTTATGAAAGGAATCGTGAGCTTGCAACACTGAAGGTATTAGGCTACCAAAAAAACAAAATAAACAGACTTATATTTTTTGAAAACATCGTACTAACCACATTTGCGGTCATTGTAGCTTTACCGATAAGTGGCTATGTTTATACAATTATTGTAAAGGCACTGTCTAGTACCCATCAACAAATCCCAGATAAGTTAAACATGGTTATCATGTTGGTTTCCATTATTCTTGCGTTCTTCCTTACCGTTCTATCTAACCTGCTGCTTAGGAGTAAAGTTACCAAAATAAATATGACTGAATCGTTAAAAAGTATAGAATAA
- a CDS encoding serine hydrolase domain-containing protein, which translates to MKKFLKIFSITILVIVIVSIMALPLFGRNNHSNLSGSVSDKIDQYLTNEKFQGTVLIAKEGEILFEKGYGLAATDLPNSPSTLYQIASLSKTFTAVAVMQLVEKELLHLDNPISQYFPDFPNGESITISHLLSHSSGIPDYLKANFKFDYSQEWNPNDIVKIVSDSELEFTPGKSFRYSNTGYVMLGLIVEKVSGQSYANYIEEHIFKPSNMSHSMFTVSAGIPKAEGHVEGKIGPFMHNSAAYAAGDIISTVEDLERFDRALRNHVLISKETSELMSMTHAKKFPSQYGYGWYTQDVMGKKAVGHPGGYPSGFRHYVTRLIDEELTVIVLSNEMTVNSKRINRNLTSIVLQEPIWIWEERL; encoded by the coding sequence ATGAAAAAATTCTTAAAAATTTTCTCTATTACTATTCTTGTTATTGTAATCGTCTCTATAATGGCTTTGCCATTATTTGGACGTAACAACCATAGTAATTTATCTGGAAGCGTTTCTGATAAAATCGATCAATATTTGACAAATGAAAAATTTCAAGGAACCGTCCTAATTGCAAAGGAAGGTGAAATTTTATTTGAAAAAGGTTATGGATTGGCAGCCACTGATTTACCAAATAGCCCAAGCACGCTCTATCAGATTGCTTCATTATCGAAAACATTCACTGCAGTAGCAGTCATGCAACTAGTAGAAAAGGAACTTCTACACTTAGATAATCCAATTTCGCAATACTTTCCGGACTTTCCGAATGGAGAGTCTATTACAATAAGTCATCTGCTAAGTCATAGCTCGGGAATTCCGGATTATCTAAAGGCGAATTTCAAATTTGACTACAGCCAAGAATGGAATCCAAATGATATTGTAAAAATCGTTAGCGATTCTGAATTAGAGTTTACCCCAGGTAAAAGCTTTCGTTATAGTAATACTGGTTATGTGATGTTAGGACTTATTGTTGAAAAAGTCAGCGGACAGTCATATGCAAATTACATAGAAGAGCATATTTTTAAGCCAAGCAACATGTCTCATTCTATGTTTACGGTTTCGGCTGGTATACCAAAAGCGGAAGGACATGTAGAGGGGAAAATCGGACCCTTCATGCATAATTCTGCAGCGTATGCAGCTGGGGATATCATTTCTACAGTTGAAGATTTAGAACGGTTTGACAGAGCTCTGCGTAATCATGTATTGATAAGCAAAGAAACATCAGAACTGATGAGTATGACGCATGCTAAAAAGTTTCCGTCTCAATATGGATATGGATGGTATACGCAAGATGTCATGGGGAAAAAGGCAGTTGGGCATCCAGGAGGATATCCAAGTGGTTTCCGTCATTATGTTACGCGGCTAATTGACGAGGAATTAACAGTGATCGTTCTTAGCAACGAGATGACGGTGAATTCAAAAAGAATCAACCGTAATCTTACATCCATCGTTCTTCAGGAGCCAATTTGGATATGGGAGGAGCGACTTTAA
- a CDS encoding MFS transporter translates to MDYRKKTVAASVAGLTLEGMDIMFISFAMTMIISEFNIDFATGGLISSITNIGMLLGGIIFGVLADKYGRVKVFTYTVLLFAIGTALTGLATNIEQVYIFRFIAGLGAGGEYGIGMALVAEAWPKNKQGRASAYVSAGAQYGVILAALLSAVILPFLGWRALFFVGVVPVIFAFIVRKNLEESPEWLASQKNKEINRQPEKGKLAQLFETPRTTMTTISLIIMATVQIAGYNGLMIWLPSMLQKSQGLSVSSSALWTISTAVGMIIGMLTFGLFMDRFGAKRAFGIFLLASACAVFLYSYAAGSVAILIGGAIVGFFSNGMFAGYGALISSFYPVQIRSTATNTIFNFGRAIGGFSPIFVGYILQSYDMTVAMIYLAALYCISLIVMLTLQKESSEALQPVEVK, encoded by the coding sequence ATGGATTATCGTAAGAAAACAGTGGCAGCTTCAGTAGCTGGTTTAACGTTGGAAGGAATGGACATTATGTTTATTTCCTTTGCGATGACAATGATTATTTCGGAATTTAACATTGATTTCGCAACGGGTGGACTGATTTCTTCTATAACGAATATTGGCATGCTGCTAGGCGGTATTATTTTTGGGGTTTTAGCTGATAAGTATGGGCGGGTAAAAGTGTTTACGTATACCGTCTTGTTGTTTGCAATTGGGACGGCTTTAACTGGATTAGCAACGAATATTGAACAAGTTTATATTTTCAGATTTATCGCAGGTCTTGGCGCAGGGGGAGAATATGGAATTGGCATGGCTCTCGTTGCCGAGGCTTGGCCGAAGAATAAACAAGGAAGAGCTTCCGCATATGTTAGTGCAGGCGCCCAGTACGGGGTTATTTTAGCAGCGTTACTAAGTGCTGTTATTCTACCGTTCTTGGGATGGAGAGCTTTATTCTTTGTTGGCGTGGTACCTGTCATTTTCGCCTTTATTGTGCGAAAGAATCTTGAAGAGTCTCCGGAATGGCTGGCTTCCCAGAAAAATAAAGAAATCAACAGGCAACCTGAAAAAGGCAAGCTGGCTCAGCTATTTGAAACGCCTAGAACAACGATGACGACAATTTCCTTGATTATTATGGCAACGGTGCAAATTGCCGGCTACAATGGTTTAATGATTTGGCTGCCATCCATGCTGCAGAAATCGCAAGGTTTATCCGTTTCAAGCTCTGCTCTTTGGACCATTAGTACAGCGGTTGGCATGATTATTGGGATGCTAACGTTCGGTCTGTTTATGGACCGATTTGGTGCAAAGCGTGCTTTTGGCATCTTCTTGCTTGCCTCTGCGTGTGCTGTGTTTTTATACTCCTATGCTGCCGGAAGTGTCGCTATTTTAATCGGTGGCGCGATTGTCGGATTCTTCTCGAATGGCATGTTTGCCGGGTATGGAGCTTTAATTAGCAGCTTCTATCCTGTGCAAATTCGAAGTACAGCGACAAACACAATTTTTAACTTCGGTAGAGCAATTGGAGGATTTTCACCAATCTTTGTCGGCTATATTCTTCAAAGTTATGATATGACGGTCGCAATGATCTACTTAGCTGCCTTATACTGCATTTCCCTTATCGTCATGTTGACTCTACAAAAAGAGTCAAGTGAGGCTTTGCAACCCGTTGAAGTTAAATAA
- a CDS encoding SMI1/KNR4 family protein, whose protein sequence is MYNHSKGKNNRFLNQDICFEDSWKEISVSQINEVVSDEFPGKKDFIAFYLANNGGVFTKGAYIYPDHFYEISNKDYLSIEIGSFFHIPLIEDEDDSYYTMSIERAKDRRADYSEDFDHFILFHIPFADNHADNDFWIDIQTGEIKYMDYEESYDPDDAIVVAPSFLEFCKHIQANRR, encoded by the coding sequence ATGTACAACCATTCTAAAGGGAAAAATAATAGATTTCTGAATCAGGATATTTGTTTTGAGGATTCTTGGAAGGAGATATCAGTCTCCCAAATAAATGAAGTTGTATCTGATGAGTTTCCGGGAAAAAAAGATTTTATCGCGTTTTACCTTGCTAATAATGGTGGGGTTTTTACTAAAGGGGCATATATTTACCCTGATCATTTTTATGAAATATCAAACAAGGATTATTTATCGATAGAGATTGGGAGTTTTTTTCATATTCCGTTAATCGAAGATGAGGATGATTCCTATTACACAATGTCTATTGAAAGAGCAAAAGATAGAAGGGCAGATTATTCTGAGGATTTTGATCATTTCATTCTATTCCATATCCCTTTTGCTGACAATCATGCGGATAATGATTTTTGGATTGATATCCAAACCGGGGAAATTAAATATATGGATTACGAAGAAAGTTACGACCCTGATGATGCAATAGTTGTAGCACCTTCATTCTTGGAATTTTGCAAGCACATTCAGGCAAATCGTAGGTAA